The Streptomyces rubrogriseus genomic sequence CAGGCCGCGTGCGAGGCCTATGACACGGCGCTGGGCGGGAGCGGCGGGGTCGACCTGCAGCTGCTGGGCATCGGCACGGACGGGCACATCGGCTTCAACGAGCCGTGCTCCTCGCTCGCCTCGCGGACGCGGATCAAGACCCTGACCGAGCAGACCCGGGTCGACAACGCGCGCTTCTTCGACGGCGACATCGAGCAGGTGCCGCACCACGTGATCACCCAGGGCATCGGCACCATCCTGGAGGCGCGGCACGTGGTGCTGCTCGCCACCGGTGAGGGCAAGGCCGACGCGGTCGCCGCGAGCGTCGAGGGTCCGGTCGCGGCCGTGTGCCCGGCCTCCGCGCTGCAACTGCACCCGCACGCCACGGTCGTCGTCGACGAGGCCGCCGCGTCCAAGCTGAAGCTCGCCGACTACTTCCGGCACACCTACGCCCACAAGCCGGACTGGCAGGGCATCTGACCTGTCCCGCCCCCGGTCTGCGGGGCGGACCGACACGCGCGCGGAAGGCGCCGGATCCCGTCACAGGGCCCCGGCGCCTTCGTCGTACCCGCACCACCACCGGCACGGCGCCCACGCCCCAGCCGCACCGTCCCGGGGCCGCGGGCCCGACCGCCGTGCCCGTACTCCCGTCGGCGCCGGGGGGCACCAGCCGCCGTACCCGTACTCCCGTCGGCGCCGGGTCGCGGCACCAGCCGCCGTGTCCGCACTCCCGTCGACGCCGGGGGCACCGACCGCCGTACCCGTACTCCCGTCGGCGCCGGCGCTCGCCCCGCGCCCGCCTGGCGACGGCCCGCCCCGCCCTCCGTCCGGGCCCGCGTGTCCGCCCTTCGCCGGAGCCCCGCGCGGCCACCCACGCTGAAGGCGCCGGCCCCGTCCGGGGACCGGCGCCTTCAGTGGGCGACGGGTGGTCGTCAGACGCCCGCGATGGCCTCCGCCGCCGCTCGGCCGCAGACGCGGGCCGCGCCGTGGGTGGCCAGGTGGAGGGCACCGCGGGGCTCCGCACGCGGGACGCCCATCTCGACGACGACCGTGTCAGGGCGGGCCGCCAGCAGGACGTCGAGGGCCGCCGCCATCCAGGGGTGGCGGTGCTCGTCGCGGACGACGGCGACGATGCGCCGGGAGCCCGCCGCGGCCAGCGCCTCGGACCCCGCGTCGGCGCCGTTGAAGCTGCCGGTCTCCGTGCCCGGGAGCAGACGGCCCAGTTCGGCCGCCACGCCCC encodes the following:
- the nagB gene encoding glucosamine-6-phosphate deaminase; the encoded protein is MEVVIVPDAKAGGELIAEAMAQLLRRKPDALLGVATGSTPLPVYEALAAKVRSGAVDTARARIAQLDEYVGLPADHPESYRSVLRREVLEPLGIDMDAFMGPDGTAADVQAACEAYDTALGGSGGVDLQLLGIGTDGHIGFNEPCSSLASRTRIKTLTEQTRVDNARFFDGDIEQVPHHVITQGIGTILEARHVVLLATGEGKADAVAASVEGPVAAVCPASALQLHPHATVVVDEAAASKLKLADYFRHTYAHKPDWQGI